The following are encoded in a window of Vigna unguiculata cultivar IT97K-499-35 chromosome 8, ASM411807v1, whole genome shotgun sequence genomic DNA:
- the LOC114193795 gene encoding uncharacterized protein LOC114193795, translating into MTKSESKLMRIIGSPIRALGKARDMYVRSITNCGQHVSYYGDPMEGAGRFSRSHSVAATSVRSERSDEDYAELVRAASARTTLANRIHVSKVLPKSSSVGMARIDEDKAMESEGGVAFAADLYPRSRSYAVAKSKPAFETVVKVQARK; encoded by the coding sequence ATGACGAAGAGTGAGAGCAAGCTGATGAGGATCATTGGATCGCCGATAAGAGCGTTGGGGAAAGCGAGGGACATGTACGTGCGGAGCATAACCAACTGCGGCCAGCACGTCAGCTACTACGGCGATCCCATGGAAGGTGCCGGAAGGTTCTCCAGGAGCCACAGCGTGGCCGCCACGTCGGTGAGGTCCGAGAGGAGCGACGAGGATTACGCGGAGCTAGTGAGAGCTGCGTCGGCGAGAACAACGTTGGCGAACCGAATCCACGTTTCGAAAGTGTTGCCGAAGTCTAGCAGCGTCGGGATGGCGAGGATCGACGAGGATAAAGCGATGGAGTCTGAAGGAGGCGTGGCTTTCGCCGCCGATCTGTATCCGAGGAGTAGAAGCTACGCTGTGGCGAAGAGCAAACCTGCGTTTGAAACCGTTGTGAAGGTTCAGGCTAGGAAGTAG